One genomic segment of Brachionichthys hirsutus isolate HB-005 unplaced genomic scaffold, CSIRO-AGI_Bhir_v1 contig_473, whole genome shotgun sequence includes these proteins:
- the LOC137914951 gene encoding transmembrane protein 74-like has translation MASPALHPADEGGQQSDPRDVLGRVPNTLHIRKSGGSTGGGVLPEEHFCNPARRFHERCHSAPRTTPRRKGGADVTLVHLGEEKVRVCCDEELETSFTYIDENVNLRLASPETTCKSIHRPVRNGEPCTESLPELSFMSEEDLSFGEGSGTSIDYGFISAVTFLVTGISLVIISYAVPRGVQVDRDSVSAREMERLETESARIGAHLDRCVIAGLCLLTLGGVVLSTLLMVSMWKGEMYRRKVIAYSKRSAKQYGSITLKTRSSPSHSSAHLTLEEDVEETLT, from the coding sequence ATGGCTTCTCCAGCGCTGCATCCCGCAGATGAGGGAGGCCAACAGTCCGATCCTCGTGATGTCCTTGGCCGGGTTCCCAACACACTGCATATCCGCAAGTCTGGAGGAtcaacaggaggaggagtgcTCCCGGAGGAGCATTTCTGTAACCCGGCACGGCGCTTCCATGAACGGTGtcattcagcaccaaggacaacGCCACGGCGCAAGGGCGGTGCGGATGTTACGCTCGTTCATCTCGGTGAGGAGAAAGTCAGGGTTTGCTGCGATGAGGAATTAGAGACTTCCTTTACATATATTGATGAGAATGTTAACCTAAGGTTGGCCAGCCCGGAGACGACTTGTAAAAGCATCCACAGACCCGTGCGCAACGGCGAGCCCTGCACCGAGTCTTTGCCGGAGCTTTCTTTTATGTCGGAGGAGGACCTCTCCTTTGGGGAGGGCTCTGGGACCTCGATAGACTACGGGTTTATTAGTGCGGTCACGTTCTTAGTGACTGGAATCTCCTTGGTGATCATCTCATACGCCGTGCCTCGGGGTGTGCAGGTGGACCGTGACAGCGTATCGGCGAGGGAGATGGAGAGGTTGGAGACGGAGAGCGCGCGGATTGGTGCCCACCTGGACCGGTGCGTGATAGCAGGGCTGTGCCTGCTCACGCTGGGCGGCGTGGTGCTCTCAACGCTGCTGATGGTCTCCATGTGGAAGGGGGAGATGTACAGGAGAAAGGTCATCGCTTATTCCAAGCGGTCAGCCAAACAGTACGGCTCGATCACCCTGAAAACTCGATCCAGCCCGAGTCACTCCTCTGCGCACTTGACCCTCGAGGAGGACGTAGAGGAAACGTTGACTTAA